One window from the genome of Streptomyces sp. WZ-12 encodes:
- a CDS encoding glycosyltransferase 87 family protein has product MSAADGTGTWTWRRTWAQSMASPGRLGIGVALLALSFAGLYALSLAVQLPMSDIEVYRAEGHAAATGGDLYGFTVTKWALPATYPPFAALLFVPTTWISLTTLKITCVLVNAALLALLIHLSCKAAGLRRAAYSAPLVLATTAVGLWLEPVFQTLVFGQVNLALTCLVLWDLSRPDGARFKGFATGLAAGIKLTPAIFAVYLLITGRVKAAFTALAGFVASVLLGALVLPGATVEFWTQRMFETQRVGKVWIVDNQSLQGLVARLLHTAEPGAWWLAAAAITAVAGLWAARQVYVRRGHDLWGVLATAVTALLVSPISWSHHWVWCVPLLVALAAHARRDPWRWALVGAVAVAFSARTMWLQYHQGTVALHFSWWQQPLAAPYPLLGLALLAALIWWAYRTPPRAGVPGGITADRRVPFPRTSGRSPAATPSG; this is encoded by the coding sequence GTGTCTGCCGCCGACGGGACGGGGACGTGGACGTGGAGACGCACATGGGCGCAGAGCATGGCGAGCCCCGGCCGACTGGGGATAGGCGTGGCGCTGCTGGCGCTGTCCTTCGCCGGGCTGTATGCGCTCTCCCTGGCCGTGCAGCTCCCGATGTCCGACATAGAGGTCTACCGCGCCGAGGGGCACGCCGCCGCGACCGGCGGTGATCTCTACGGCTTCACGGTCACCAAGTGGGCGCTCCCGGCGACGTATCCGCCGTTCGCCGCCCTGCTGTTCGTCCCCACCACCTGGATCTCGCTCACCACTCTCAAGATCACCTGCGTCCTGGTCAACGCGGCCCTCCTGGCGCTGCTGATCCACCTCTCCTGCAAGGCCGCCGGCCTGCGCCGGGCCGCGTACTCCGCGCCGCTGGTCCTCGCCACCACCGCCGTCGGCCTCTGGCTCGAACCGGTCTTCCAGACCCTGGTCTTCGGGCAGGTCAACCTCGCCCTGACCTGCCTGGTGCTCTGGGACCTCTCCCGTCCGGACGGCGCCCGCTTCAAGGGCTTCGCCACCGGCCTCGCCGCGGGCATCAAGCTCACCCCCGCGATCTTCGCGGTCTATCTGCTGATCACCGGCCGGGTGAAGGCCGCGTTCACCGCCCTCGCCGGGTTCGTGGCGTCGGTGCTGCTGGGCGCGTTGGTGCTGCCCGGGGCGACCGTGGAGTTCTGGACGCAGCGGATGTTCGAGACCCAGCGGGTCGGCAAGGTGTGGATCGTCGACAACCAGTCGCTCCAGGGGCTCGTCGCCCGGCTCCTGCACACCGCCGAACCGGGCGCCTGGTGGCTGGCGGCGGCCGCGATCACCGCGGTGGCCGGGCTCTGGGCCGCCCGTCAGGTCTACGTCCGCCGCGGCCACGACCTCTGGGGCGTGTTGGCCACCGCCGTCACCGCGCTGCTGGTCTCGCCGATCAGTTGGTCGCACCACTGGGTCTGGTGCGTTCCGCTGCTGGTCGCGCTGGCCGCGCACGCCCGGCGGGACCCCTGGCGGTGGGCGCTGGTGGGCGCCGTGGCGGTCGCCTTCAGCGCCCGCACGATGTGGCTCCAGTACCACCAGGGCACCGTGGCCCTGCACTTCTCCTGGTGGCAGCAGCCGCTCGCCGCCCCCTACCCGTTGCTCGGCCTCGCGCTGTTGGCCGCGCTGATCTGGTGGGCGTACCGGACGCCACCGCGCGCCGGCGTCCCGGGCGGCATCACCGCCGACCGCCGCGTCCCGTTCCCGCGCACCAGCGGCCGGAGCCCCGCCGCCACCCCGTCGGGCTGA
- a CDS encoding HelD family protein yields the protein MEPAPPAPAPVPDQGSAPGAASDPLQRERAHLAASRAALRAMREDAQSLNIADVTANWVNAEVLQGEIDARIKALADLSGTPLFFGRLDYLHAPGVDVAEGADGENFYVGRRHVHDSDGDPMVIDWRAPVSQPFYRASKKDPLDLKLRRRFGYTGGELTAYEDEHLTDPAEAETTSALLQAEIERPRVGPMRDIVATIQPEQDEIVRAGIGGTVCVQGAPGTGKTAVGLHRVAYLLYAHRERLARSGTLVIGPNRSFLRYIEQVLPTLGELEVKQATIDDLVGHVEVLGADDAAAATIKGDARMAEVLRRAVRSHVTAPQEPCVVVRGSRRWRVPAYELEEIVQELRDRDIRYGAAREALPQRIAHAVLVRMEQAGEAPDDRVQDAVARNAAVKEAVKAIWPPVDPAKLVLRLLGDADFLAEHAEGVLSDEEQQTILWAPPGSGKKPPRSVRSAKWSAADAVLIDEAMDLVSRTHSLGHVVLDEAQDLSPMQYRAVGRRCTTGSATILGDIAQGTTPWATDTWRQALAHLGKPDSAVEELTQGFRVPREVIGYASRLLPAIAPDLKEATSIRESAGDFGIRAVQPADLDATVLAACRDALVKEGSIGLIAADARIPLLRAALEEAGINALPPGAETSADARLTLVPATLAKGLEYDYVVLDEPAAIVAGEPDERTGLRRLYVCLTRPVSGLTIVHAAALPGQLGNG from the coding sequence CTGGAGCCCGCTCCGCCAGCCCCCGCCCCCGTCCCCGATCAGGGCTCCGCGCCCGGCGCGGCATCCGACCCGCTCCAGCGGGAGCGTGCGCACCTCGCCGCCTCCCGGGCCGCCCTGCGCGCCATGCGGGAGGACGCGCAGTCCCTGAACATCGCGGACGTCACCGCGAACTGGGTCAACGCCGAGGTCCTCCAGGGCGAGATCGACGCCCGCATCAAGGCGCTCGCCGACCTCTCCGGCACCCCGCTGTTCTTCGGCCGGCTCGACTACCTCCACGCCCCGGGCGTGGACGTCGCCGAGGGGGCCGACGGGGAGAACTTCTACGTCGGGCGCCGGCACGTGCACGACTCCGACGGCGACCCCATGGTCATCGACTGGCGCGCCCCGGTCTCCCAGCCGTTCTACCGGGCCTCCAAGAAGGACCCGCTGGACCTCAAGCTGCGCCGCCGCTTCGGCTACACCGGCGGCGAGTTGACCGCCTACGAGGACGAGCACCTGACCGACCCGGCCGAGGCCGAGACCACCAGCGCCCTCCTCCAGGCGGAGATCGAGCGTCCGCGCGTCGGCCCGATGCGGGACATCGTCGCCACCATCCAGCCCGAACAGGACGAGATCGTCCGGGCCGGCATCGGGGGCACGGTCTGCGTCCAGGGCGCGCCCGGCACCGGCAAGACCGCGGTGGGCCTGCACCGGGTCGCGTATCTGCTGTACGCCCACCGGGAGCGGCTGGCCCGCTCCGGCACCCTGGTGATCGGCCCGAACCGCTCGTTCCTCCGCTACATCGAGCAAGTGCTGCCCACCCTGGGGGAGTTGGAGGTCAAGCAGGCCACGATCGACGACCTGGTCGGCCATGTGGAGGTGCTCGGCGCGGACGACGCGGCCGCGGCCACGATCAAGGGCGACGCGCGGATGGCCGAGGTGCTGCGCCGGGCGGTCCGCTCGCACGTCACGGCGCCGCAGGAGCCCTGCGTGGTGGTCCGTGGCTCCCGCCGCTGGCGCGTTCCGGCGTACGAACTGGAGGAGATCGTCCAGGAATTGCGGGACCGCGACATCCGTTACGGCGCGGCCCGCGAGGCGCTTCCGCAGCGGATCGCGCACGCCGTGCTGGTCCGGATGGAGCAGGCGGGCGAGGCGCCCGATGACCGGGTGCAGGACGCGGTGGCCCGTAATGCCGCGGTGAAGGAGGCGGTCAAGGCGATCTGGCCGCCGGTCGATCCGGCGAAGCTGGTGCTGCGGCTGCTGGGCGACGCGGACTTTCTCGCCGAACACGCCGAGGGGGTCCTCTCCGACGAGGAGCAGCAGACGATCCTGTGGGCGCCGCCCGGATCGGGGAAGAAGCCGCCGCGCAGCGTGCGGAGCGCCAAGTGGTCAGCCGCGGACGCGGTGTTGATCGACGAGGCGATGGACCTGGTGAGCCGCACGCACTCGCTGGGCCATGTGGTGCTGGACGAGGCGCAGGACCTGTCGCCGATGCAGTACCGCGCGGTGGGTCGCCGCTGCACCACGGGGTCGGCGACGATCCTGGGGGACATCGCCCAGGGCACCACCCCGTGGGCGACCGACACCTGGCGGCAGGCGCTGGCCCACCTGGGCAAGCCCGATTCCGCCGTGGAGGAGCTGACCCAGGGCTTCCGCGTGCCGCGTGAGGTCATCGGCTACGCGTCCCGTTTGCTGCCCGCGATCGCGCCCGATCTGAAGGAGGCCACCTCCATCCGCGAGTCGGCGGGCGACTTCGGGATCCGCGCGGTGCAGCCGGCGGACCTGGACGCGACGGTCCTGGCGGCCTGTCGGGACGCGCTGGTCAAGGAGGGTTCGATCGGCCTGATCGCGGCGGACGCGCGTATTCCGCTGCTGCGCGCGGCACTTGAGGAGGCCGGCATCAACGCGCTGCCCCCGGGCGCGGAGACCTCGGCCGACGCCCGGTTGACGCTGGTGCCCGCCACTCTGGCCAAGGGCCTGGAGTACGACTACGTGGTGCTGGACGAACCGGCCGCGATCGTGGCCGGCGAGCCGGACGAACGGACCGGCCTGCGCCGCCTGTACGTGTGCCTGACCCGCCCGGTCTCCGGCCTGACGATCGTCCACGCGGCGGCCCTGCCGGGGCAGTTGGGGAACGGCTGA